A part of Aegilops tauschii subsp. strangulata cultivar AL8/78 chromosome 2, Aet v6.0, whole genome shotgun sequence genomic DNA contains:
- the LOC109771471 gene encoding uncharacterized protein translates to MPLHLLLLLLLLLPSAAVAGKAHQSSSFALDFFPGDGAIAQLALTGANATSAGDISMRSPRARVQYHKPIHLAPAAAGFSTYFSFSLHPSPKSHAASIAFFLTPAAPSPAVNALAVVFAAADSSHIRVQIDLAGETAAQTAPRGIPKKLHSWIDYNATSATLQVRLSASRLPKPPRALLSHPLHLHSALLLLRSKPMLAGFASSHANCSLFSWAFRANHGPPYLMHSQPLNPTGLSLTTPPPDRLPRAPPGNRHPWVSLLLAAACGAVFTFVLLFVWYSMGKRRPVAPVEYPMHPSSDDIIYEKIVLVGVKDLPADVTAAAHK, encoded by the coding sequence ATGCCGCTCCACCTGCtgctcctcctcctgctgctcctGCCGTCCGCCGCCGTGGCCGGCAAGGCCCACCAGTCCTCCTCCTTCGCCCTCGATTTCTTCCCTGGCGACGGCGCCATCGCGCAGCTCGCTCTCACCGGCGCCAACGCCACCTCCGCCGGCGACATCTCCATGCGCTCCCCGCGGGCCCGGGTACAGTACCACAAACCCATCCACTtggcccccgccgccgccggcttcTCAACCTACTTCTCCTTCTCTCTCCACCCTAGCCCCAAATCTCACGCCGCCTCCATCGCCTTCTTCCTAACGCCCGCCGCGCCCTCGCCCGCCGTTAACGCCCTCGCCGTCGTCTTCGCCGCCGCGGACTCCAGCCACATCCGAGTCCAAATCGACCTCGCCGGTGAAACGGCCGCCCAGACCGCCCCCCGCGGTATCCCCAAAAAGCTGCATTCCTGGATAGACTACAACGCCACATCCGCCACGCTCCAGGTCCGTCTCTCCGCCTCGCGCCTCCCCAAGCCGCCGCGCGCGCTGCTCTCCCACCCGCTCCATCTCCactccgccctcctcctcctccgcagcAAGCCCATGCTCGCCGGATTCGCCTCCTCCCACGCCAACTGCAGCCTCTTCAGCTGGGCCTTCAGGGCCAACCACGGGCCTCCCTACCTCATGCACTCCCAGCCACTCAATCCCACCGGCTTATCGCTCACCACGCCGCCGCCAGACCGCCTCCCCCGCGCTCCCCCGGGCAACCGCCACCCCTGGGTTTCGCTGCTGTTAGCTGCCGCGTGCGGCGCCGTCTTCACATTCGTCCTGCTCTTCGTCTGGTACTCCATGGGGAAGCGCCGCCCGGTCGCGCCGGTGGAGTACCCCATGCACCCGTCCTCCGACGACATCATCTACGAGAAGATTGTGCTGGTCGGAGTCAAGGACCTCCCTGCCGATGTCACCGCAGCTGCTCACAAGTAG